DNA from Castor canadensis chromosome 3, mCasCan1.hap1v2, whole genome shotgun sequence:
TCAGCCAGAGCAAACACACACCCAAATCTCGGGTGGGGAGGCGAGGGCCAGAGTCCACTTGAGACCTGGCACAGACAGACAGCAGGATCTGTGCCTGCTGGCTATCCATGTATATGTAGAATTTGCATCCTGTTCTGGCTAGGCATATGTCCCTTCCTGCCTCACCAGCCACAGGCTCTGGACTTCTCTGTGACTCTCCCCACACTCCTGCTTGTGGCTGAGCCTTCCTCTAGTCCATACGGTGCTGGCTGAGATCCCTGATACTGGCACTCCTCGCAGGAAGGAGCCTGCAGGGTACACTGAAGTGGGTCCATCTGGGCCCCTGTGGGAGCCTATCAGGCTTACCTGTTCCACCTGTCCCCAAATAGCACTGGGCAGGAAGCTGGATTAGAGGAACAGGAGGAAAAGAAACTACGAAGTAGTGCAGGTCCTTTCCTGCTAAACCCTGCCTTGAGCCTAGGGCCACAGGCAGAAGGAAATGCAGTAGGAGGCTGGGAGAGCAACTAGGGTGTGGGGTGGTGAGAAAGAGAGCCAGGTCTGAAGATGCCACAGCTCTACTCTTAACTGCTGGGTGTTTGACACAAAGCCTCATGCAAGGGGGTGGGATACAGGCAGATTGAGCCAGCCTCTCTCCCGCCCCAAAGATGCAGTTTCTGTGGTGGGGGAAGGCAGAAGGCCGTGATCAGGGGTTGTATTTCTGTCTTTCAATGGTCTGGGTCCTCAGAGTGGGAAGATGAGGAAGCCAGAGAAGCTTGAGTATTTCCAGCCTCCCAACAGATTCCCCCGGCGCAGGCGGATGGACACACGGTCCCCAGGGTCCAGGGGAAGCAGCACAGAGCTGGTGGCTGCCTCCCGGGTCACATCAGGATCATTGGCAAAGGCTGAGATGACAGGCCATGTGTTCAGCATCAGGCTTACCTGGGGAGGGAGCCCAGTTAGCGTCCATCCCCCAGCGCTTGGCTTAGCACCCTCATTTGCCCAAGGGCTTCCTCTCAGGACCCTGGGGTTTAATGGGAGAGCTGTGGGGTGGCCAGCATTGGCCCACACTTCCTCCACAATCTGCTAGGCAGGACCTATTGGTCTTTGCTCCTGACCCCCAGGAGAAGTCAATGGAGGATTGCCCAAGGGCTTAGCAGGGCTCCATTTGGgatccctcccttccctcctaaATGCTCAGATCACCTGGACTGTTTGGCGGTTGTACACCTTTACCACATGGAACCGGAAGCTGTAGACTCCTCGGACAGGTGCTACGAAGGAACCTGAGGCCCGGTCAAAGCCGCCACCCTCATTCACCAGCACCTGGGGGAAGCAGATCCTGCTCAGTGGGGCCTCAGGGATGTTGCTGGGGCTGGGGTGAGGTAGTGACTAAGGAAAGGGTGGAAAGTATGAGTGAACAGAAATGTTCAgattcaaaagaaatggtgtgaAGGGGTGATGAAGAGTGTGCACATGAGTGAGGGAAAGGAAATGGTCAGCGGCCATAATAGAGGGAGATATAGGGAGTTGTTTTCCTAGTCTGAGGGATGGCCAAGTGGACTTGGACATTGATTCCAGGTCCTTGCAAGTCCCCTGGACTGGGGTAGGGGATTACCTGGTCGAAGTAGATTGCTCCATTGGTGCCGTTGCCGGTTTCTCCAGCTGGCTCATGGTGGTGGCTTCTGACTGCAGCAAATGCTACTCGTCCAGGGGGTGCCTCTCCCAGAGCTGCTCCCCCAGGACCTCCTGCAGTAGCTCTGCCTGGCTCACAGACCACCAGGCACTCACCCTCCAGCAGGACAGGCTCTGACCCCTCCTGGGCCCACCCTGCCCCCAAGGCCAGAAGTACCAGGGCCAAGGGCAGCTTCAGGCTGTGAAGGGGACCTGGTAGCCAGTGTGGCTTTGCTTCCAACATGGTTGAGAGCCTCTGTGGCCCACGAGTGGCCCTGACTTTGGTTCCCTTTCTTCTGCTTTTGGTTTCCACTCTTCTGGTTCAGGCTTTCACTACACCTTGCCCTgctcttctgtcttctttctggGTCTCACTATTACCTGGCCTTGGCACCTCCCTCTCCATATCTCTCTCTGTCCCATGGTTCTGTACTGCCTTATTCTGTTACTCCTGCTGTCACTACAGTTCCCTCCTCTTTGGCAGAGCATGAAGTGACAGCAAGCAGTTGGGCTCTGGGTGGGAGGAGAAAAGAGATGAAGACAAGACTGGAAGGCTACTGCCAGGGCTCCAGGGCAGTTCTGTATGGGATTTCAAGGGAGGGAGCCGGGGTGATGAACTAActgtatgtgtgtggggtggggttgggggaaggCGGGAAGAACGGGCTCCCAcagccccttcctccttctcatcCCTCTTCAAAATTCCTCACAAATCAACAGCCCTTCTCCGTGTTGTCTTCTCATTTGTTGGAAGGTTGTCCTTGTCTTCTCCACGATTGTTTTAGTGGAAAGTGAGCCAGGAGCGCCACTCTTTCGTGACACAGTGGATTAGGGTCACATCACTTTCTTTGGAACTTTCAATGTGTTTATCCCGAGAAACCACCGCGGAGAACCCCAAGGAACGAGAGACAACGAGAGAGCTGGGTGGGGGAGGCGTGAGGGGACAGGGCCGGGAGAGCTGCTAGCGACGGGGATGGGCCGCGCAGCTGAGGGCGGCGGGAGGAGGGAACGCGCAGTGGGCGGCGAGCCAGGGACAGGGCCAGGGCAGGCCCAGCCCCGGGAGGAGCGGGGCTGACTCCGCCCCAGGCCAGGAAGTGGCTGAAAAAACAGTTCGAGATGTGTAGAGAAGTCTGCGCTGGGTGAGGGACCCGGGCCCAGATTCGGGTCCCCTGGGCTGGGGGCACCGGCGAAGCGGGGGCCCGGAGGCGCCGGGGGACACAGGCTGGAACGCGTGGCCCGGGCGGGTAGGCGGCCCCTTCCCAGCGCCCGGGTGCGGGAGGCCGCGGTGGACAGCGCGGCCCGGCCAGGGGTGGCGGCTGCACTCGGCGGTGGGCGGGCCCGGGTGGGGCGCGTGGCGCACACAAGAGCGACCCTGggcagctgggggagggggaggcgcAGAGGTGGGAGTGGCTAGAGGTGGGAAGTGGCGGACAAGGCCGCTGCTCTCCCCCCAGGACAGCCCAGTTCAAGGCCCTGGGGAGGATTCATCTTTAAGAGGCCGTGGTCATCCTTCCAATCCTTCTAGCCTCCAGACCGGGCTGGAGCCCCCCACCCTTCCTGCTCAGTGCTGTGGTCATTTTTCTAAGGCCATTGGCCCTCCCCAGATAGAGTCTTGTTTACCCATGAGTTCCTCTCAGGGAGACAAAGACTGTGTTCACCTAATTTCCTCAGCCTTCTTACCCTTCCGATCCTTGTTACCTTCTGGATTATTTACCACAATCGTAGCTAGGTGCGACCTGTTGAGGGTTGGTGTAGGCCAGGATTTAGGTTGAGGGGAGGGTGAGGCTCTGAGCTGCCTCCTCCCCTTTCAGAACTCTGGGAAGAAGACATGCCTACTTGGAGGGATGCCTCCATGACCCCTGACCGCTTTGCGGTGTCTGCTGAGGCAGAGGACAAGGTTCTGGAACAGCAGGCCCGCTTGGAGCGCATTTTCAGTGTGGAGATGAGTGTCCTCTCCAAAGACTGTCCTGAGAACCCTCACATCTGGCTGCAGCTTGAGGGCCCCAAGGAGAATGTCAGCAGAGCCAAGGTGAActccctcccccatctctccAGGAAGCAACCCCCACCCTCTCTTACAGAGTCAGAGGAGTAAGGACTGGAACCTGGCAGCCTCAGTGCCCTGAGCTTTGATGGGCTTCCTAACTGTCTAGAGTTTTGGTTTCGTTTCTACTGTGACTGCCTAAGTTCTGTAAGGAATCACTTTGTGATTCTTTGGGGAGAGTAGAGAGAATCCAGCAGGGCAACTGGGCCCCATCAAAGAACTCACTGGGGAGTTGGGTGAGAGGCTGGGCCAAATTGCTTCCTTTGGAGTCCAGCAGGGGTTTCAGTATGACTTCTACCTGCCAGCCCTGTGAGTCTTAGGTTCCTTATCTCCAAAATGGGAAAAATGTAGTTCATATCAGTATACTCCAGGTATCCTGGAGCTCAGAGGAGAGCAATGAGCCTGAAGGGGGTGGCTTCCAGCAGCTTCCATTTCTGATCTTCCTTTTCAGGAGTACCTGAAGGGTCTTTGCAGCCCAGAACTACAGAGTGAAATCCAGTACCCACCCAGACTGCACTGCATCTTCCTGGGAGCCCAGGGCTTCTTCCTTGACTGCTTGACTTGGAGCACATCAGCCCACCTGGTACCCCGGGCACCCAGCTCACTGATGATCAGTGGCCTAACGGAGGCCTTTGTCATGGCTCAGAGCCGGGTAGAGGAGCTAGTGGAGCGGCTGAGCTGGGACTTTCAGCCCCGGCCATGCCCTGGAACTTCTCAGAGTGCTGGTGTACTGAGAGATTTCTCTGCTCTGCTGCAGCACCAGGAGGATGCCCACAGAGAGGCTCTGCTGCAGCTGCCTTTGGCTGTCCAAGAAGAGCTGCTGAGTCTGGTGCAGGAAGCATCCAGGGGACAGGGGCCACAAGCACTTTCCTTTTGGGAGGGGTGGAGCCCAGGTCTGTTGGGTGCTCAGTGCCAGGGAGTCGGGGCTCTCCAGAATGAAGGCAGGGGATTCCTGGATGCTGGAGCTTCTGTGGGGCAGGGAGCATCAAAAGCAAGGCAAGAGAGTCATActgtggagaaggagggaaggaaacagTACAGTCCCAGGGAGATGGTTTTAGGGTGGAAGGAGCTACGTGGGGAAGAGGCCTGGGAGAGAGAAGTGGCTTTCAGGTCACAGTCACCAGGATGCGTAGGGGAGGTGGGGCCCCTCAAAGGACAAGTCTTGGGGAAGGAAGGAGTGTCCCAGGAAAAAGAAGGGGTCAGTGTCCAAGGTGAGCCTCCTGGTACCCATAACTCCTGTCAGAGGGCAGCTCCACCCCGAGGAGCCTCCCTCCTCCAGCGGCTCCATAATGGGAAAGCCTCACCTCCAAGAGTACCTAGCCCTCCACCTGCACCTGAACCTCCATGGCCCTGTGGAGACCGTGGAGATCGGGGAGACAAGCAGCAGGCTGTGGCTCGGGGTCGAGGGTCTCCATGGAAACGAGGCACCCGTGGGGGCAACCTGGTGACTGGCACACAGCGTTTCCAGGAGGCCCTACAGGATCCTTTCACCCTGAGCCTTGCCAATGTTCCTGGCCAGCCAGATCTCCGCCATATTGTCATTGATGGCAGCAACGTGGCCATGGTGTGAGTAGCTGGTGGGACTCAGGGtcctggggagggaggatgagacATGAATATTTGTCTGTCTTGGGGGTATGTGCTGAGGGACCCTGTCCTGCAGCCAGGCTGCCAGGTCCCTCCTCTGGATGTCAAGTTCAGATCCTTTCCCACTGTAGGCACGGCCTCCAGCACTACTTCTCTAGCCGGGGCATTGCCATTGCTGTGCAGTACTTTTGGGACCGTGGACACCGTGACATAACTGTCTTTGTGCCTCGGTGGCGCTTCAATAAGGATGCCAAGGCCAGAGGTGAGTTAGGTCTGGTTATCTGTGTCTTGGGCTAGGTTTTGTTTCCACCTTGAGGAGAgccttttgtgtttttctttttctatagagAGTCACTTCTTGCAAGAGTTGTACTCCCTCAGcctgctctcccttaccccctcacgAGTCATGGATGGCAAGAGGATCTCCTCTTATGATGACAGGTACTTGCTCCTTTCCTGGTTCCAGGTTTCAGACTTTAGGAGCCCAGTAGGAGTTTGAGGGGAAAAGAGAAGCTCCTGACTGCTCTGAGGCTCTTTAAGCCTCAGCAATGGAACAGTTTTTCTCTGTGTACCCTTATGACTGGGTAGGTAAACCCCACTTGCAGATGAGATAAGATGGGACCATACACAACCCATGTTTGCCCACTCATCATTCATCAGAGTAAATGATACCTTGTCTTTATGTAGTGCCTTACTATCTAGAAAATACTGGCTTAATGGAAAGATGGGAAAGTTGATGTAAATAGTTGACAGACGGCTTCTTAAAGCCTGAATCTCCAAACATGTAAAcattcaaaataagtaaaatgaagaaacaatttaTGGATAATAGGACTGTATAAATTTTGATGTACTAGAAAGATTGCTGGACTTAGAATTGGAAGATCTGAATTTGAGCCCCAGGTTTACTCTTACACCTGGTTTTCTCTGGGTCCAACTCTTAGCCAGTTGACTTCTTTGTCTCTGTCATGCTTCACTCCTTCACCCTCCTTGTGAATTTCAAAAGAGTGTGCTTGCCTCACAAGAGTCCAGTGATGTTCCCTCTTAACATGTTGCATGGACCCAGTTTAGTGTTGCCTAAATATTATCTCTTATAGATTTGGAGACAGAGGGTAAGAATGGTTAAccttgacaaaagaaaaatagacccTAAAGTTGCTAGATGGCAGAAAACACAGGGCATACTCCTTGTACATACATCGTTTGGAAATGGGTAGATTTTAAAGCTCATtagctaatttaaaaattttaccacCATAGCTTCTTTATTCCTTAGGACattattcagttaaaaaaaaaggagttttcagggctggggcatagctcagtgatagagctggatttgatctccagcacaaaaaaaaaaaaaattccaaaccaTAACCATTTGTCTTTTCAAAATGCTCTTTTTACTCTTTCCAAGTAAATGGTATTTTACAAAAAGGCAATTCATTTTCTCCTGATGGCATTGTGTTTTATGCCTAGATTTCATTCTGTCAAAGATATGCAACCTTCTTTCCATATCAGTAGTGAACAGAATTGAAACTGAAGATTGAGTcagttttaatgatttttttttgactatactgggggttgaactcaggacctcaagcttgctaggtacgCTCTCTACTACATGAGCCtttctgctagccctttttgcattggttatttttgagatagggtctcgatttATGTCTGGACCAACGTGAACGTTGAtcttcctatctgtgcttccccaggtagctgggatgacaggtgagcaccatCATGACcattggttgaaatagggtctcttgagcttttttgcctgatctggcctcaaacttcaatcctcctgatctctgcctcatagctaggattacaggcctaagccaccatacctggccagtTTAATGAATTTTAAAGGCATGTGTTTGCACAATTGTGTAGGAATTGgtgaataaataacataaaaagaactGGGAATTTTGCCTAGCAACAGTGAGTAAGTACAGTGGTAGACACATGGGCCAACTGAATGAATACTGGACAACATACATGGTaacaaaacaatagtaaaatatgcttacccatttttttttgtagtactggggtttgaacttaggatctcctacttgccaggcaggctctctgccacttgagccactccaccagccccagaaaatactttttatataCCACGTGTATACTTTACATATCCTCTTAGTTTATTTCCAAGAGAGGAAACTCAGAGCCAGATAACTCTCACAGCTAATCTCTATACCACActgcctttcaaaaactgacagcTACTGCATACTAGGtgcatgacttacagaaggaaaGCTGGGAACAAGACCTGATTCTTGATGTCAGAGAGCAAAAACAAACTATAAATCAAATACTACAGGAACTCACAGAGAAGGGAGCCTTCTTCTGACTGAGTTTTTGAAGGAGGGAGAGGTTTGTGGATTTTCTTCATTGAGAAGGATGTGGGATAAGCTGGATCTCTTGATTTCTGAACCCATTAAAAAGACGCTACTCACTACCTCATGAATCCTACCCTGTGGAATGAGGATTACTTAAGTGGAGCCCAGGCATCTATTTTTAAAGCGTTCCTTTGGTGTCTGTTGATCAGCCGGGTTTGGGAAGCACTTTTCAGATAGAGAGAAGTTTCAGAAACATGGAAGTCAGACAGCGTGTTTGGAGAGCAAGATGTAATCTGATCATTGATTCTGGCTGGAGTTGAAGGTACATTGGGGAATAATGGGAGAGATAAGGCTGTAAGGGCGGCAAGGAGCAAGATTCTAGCTGCCAAGCCTGGGCATGTGGGCTTTGCTCAGGAACCAAAGGGCAAGTGTGGAAGAGCTCAGTATAGGGGAAGAGCAAGCTTTcttgtgggggaagggaggtgaAACTGAAGGGTGGTGAATAGTTGAGACAGGTGAATTGTTAGAAGGCTTTGCAGTATCTCAGATGTAATATCTGAATCACTAAATGGTAATTGTGTGGATCTgga
Protein-coding regions in this window:
- the Khnyn gene encoding protein KHNYN isoform X2, with protein sequence MPTWRDASMTPDRFAVSAEAEDKVLEQQARLERIFSVEMSVLSKDCPENPHIWLQLEGPKENVSRAKEYLKGLCSPELQSEIQYPPRLHCIFLGAQGFFLDCLTWSTSAHLVPRAPSSLMISGLTEAFVMAQSRVEELVERLSWDFQPRPCPGTSQSAGVLRDFSALLQHQEDAHREALLQLPLAVQEELLSLVQEASRGQGPQALSFWEGWSPGLLGAQCQGVGALQNEGRGFLDAGASVGQGASKARQESHTVEKEGRKQYSPREMVLGWKELRGEEAWEREVAFRSQSPGCVGEVGPLKGQVLGKEGVSQEKEGVSVQGEPPGTHNSCQRAAPPRGASLLQRLHNGKASPPRVPSPPPAPEPPWPCGDRGDRGDKQQAVARGRGSPWKRGTRGGNLVTGTQRFQEALQDPFTLSLANVPGQPDLRHIVIDGSNVAMVHGLQHYFSSRGIAIAVQYFWDRGHRDITVFVPRWRFNKDAKARESHFLQELYSLSLLSLTPSRVMDGKRISSYDDRFMVKLAEETDGIIVSNDQFRDLAEESDKWMEIIRERLLPFTFVGNLFMVPDDPLGRNGPTLDEFLKKPARKQGSSKAQHPSKGFAEHGNQQQGREEEKGSGGIRKTRETERLRRQLLEVFLGQDHKVDFILQREPYCRDINQLSEALLSLNF
- the Khnyn gene encoding protein KHNYN isoform X1 gives rise to the protein MFAENGIRDWWRKIAALTGGRIQFPLKLTRRSRDGEEELWEEDMPTWRDASMTPDRFAVSAEAEDKVLEQQARLERIFSVEMSVLSKDCPENPHIWLQLEGPKENVSRAKEYLKGLCSPELQSEIQYPPRLHCIFLGAQGFFLDCLTWSTSAHLVPRAPSSLMISGLTEAFVMAQSRVEELVERLSWDFQPRPCPGTSQSAGVLRDFSALLQHQEDAHREALLQLPLAVQEELLSLVQEASRGQGPQALSFWEGWSPGLLGAQCQGVGALQNEGRGFLDAGASVGQGASKARQESHTVEKEGRKQYSPREMVLGWKELRGEEAWEREVAFRSQSPGCVGEVGPLKGQVLGKEGVSQEKEGVSVQGEPPGTHNSCQRAAPPRGASLLQRLHNGKASPPRVPSPPPAPEPPWPCGDRGDRGDKQQAVARGRGSPWKRGTRGGNLVTGTQRFQEALQDPFTLSLANVPGQPDLRHIVIDGSNVAMVHGLQHYFSSRGIAIAVQYFWDRGHRDITVFVPRWRFNKDAKARESHFLQELYSLSLLSLTPSRVMDGKRISSYDDRFMVKLAEETDGIIVSNDQFRDLAEESDKWMEIIRERLLPFTFVGNLFMVPDDPLGRNGPTLDEFLKKPARKQGSSKAQHPSKGFAEHGNQQQGREEEKGSGGIRKTRETERLRRQLLEVFLGQDHKVDFILQREPYCRDINQLSEALLSLNF
- the Cbln3 gene encoding cerebellin-3, producing MLEAKPHWLPGPLHSLKLPLALVLLALGAGWAQEGSEPVLLEGECLVVCEPGRATAGGPGGAALGEAPPGRVAFAAVRSHHHEPAGETGNGTNGAIYFDQVLVNEGGGFDRASGSFVAPVRGVYSFRFHVVKVYNRQTVQVSLMLNTWPVISAFANDPDVTREAATSSVLLPLDPGDRVSIRLRRGNLLGGWKYSSFSGFLIFPL